GCTGTTGGCGTACTTCATGGAGAAAACAGCTTACCGTCCTTTGCGTAAAGCACCTAAGCTAGCTCCTCTTATTACTGCGATTGGTATTTCAATCATCTTGCAGAACTTGGCAATGATGATCTGGGGTCGTGGTTTCAAATCTTTCCCAAGCGTGATCGACGTTGAGCCGATCGACTTTATGGGTGCAACCGTTACAAACTTGCAAATTGCAATTATGGTTGTTGCTGTGCTGATGATGTTGGGTCTATGGTTCTTGGTTGAAAAAACCAAGCTTGGTAAAGCGATGCGTGCCACCGCTGTTAACCAAGAAGTTGCAGGCCTAATGGGTATTAGCATTAACCATATTATCTCTATGACCTTTGTGATCGGTGCTGCACTAGCAGCTGTTGCAGGCGTGATGCGTGCAGCGAACTACGGTCAGGCAGATGCATACATGGGCGCGATTCTAGGTTTGAAAGCGTTCTCTGCTGCGGTTCTAGGTGGTATTGGTAATATTTTCGGTGCGAT
This Leeia speluncae DNA region includes the following protein-coding sequences:
- a CDS encoding branched-chain amino acid ABC transporter permease, coding for MEILLQQILNGLVLGSVYALVALGYTMVYGIIGLINFAHGEVVMVGAMITITMLSLFQSMGIELPGVVVLLMAMMISVPACMLLAYFMEKTAYRPLRKAPKLAPLITAIGISIILQNLAMMIWGRGFKSFPSVIDVEPIDFMGATVTNLQIAIMVVAVLMMLGLWFLVEKTKLGKAMRATAVNQEVAGLMGISINHIISMTFVIGAALAAVAGVMRAANYGQADAYMGAILGLKAFSAAVLGGIGNIFGAMAGGILLGVIESLAAGYIGDLTGGFLGSHYQDIFAFIVLILVLVFRPSGLLGERVAERA